From the Echeneis naucrates chromosome 7, fEcheNa1.1, whole genome shotgun sequence genome, the window TGTGCCATTTAGGGAATCAGGGGATCAACACTGTGCCAAACCATATGGTAATTTGCATagtgtgaatgtgaaaaatCCAGCAGTGGGAATGAGGATAAACACTAATAAAGATTTGTCCAGTTCAAATCATCCTAAACAGTCAGATGTGATGTCTGCCAAACACAGTGGATTACCATTTAGTTTGAGTGAAATTTCAGGGATGAGCATGACCCTCAAGCCTCATGAAAGCCTTCAAAACAGAACCAAAGAGATTAGTCCAAACCTTTCTAAGTCTCTTCCACAAAGCATAAGAGAATCCACGTCAGATGGAAGATGTTCATCTCTCTCCACAGCGGTGGTGGGCACCTCCGAGAAGTGTGAAGTCATCATTGTTGAAGGTCAAAATATcaggagaagagaaaataccgactcttcttcttctgcagattTACCCCAGCTTCGTGTGgtcaaatgtaaaaacagcacAGCATTTGGACTGGTTTCACCCAAAGTCAGCAGATGGAAGTTTGCTGTTccaaaaatgtttcaattttcTTCAGATGGAGCTCAGCAGGGCAGCAAATCTGTGACCTGTAGAAATGACTATCAGACAGCAAAGCAGTCACATGCAGATCCACCTACAGCAGCAGACTCAAAGAAGATCTCCCAGCCTGTCTCTGCTCGCCCCAGACCTGACCATCTCCCCCTGGGATCCCCAGACCCCAGCGCCCACCCCCTCTATCTGGGAGTGGCATCTCTCACAGGTTAGtttgagatgaagaaaaatatatttaaaactaaCTCCTAACTTCCTAACTGTCCATCgaccatttgttgtttttgaactAAGTCTATTCTTTAAGAAAATCACAGTGATTGTGACAGAGCTGTGGGGTATGGAGAATGAAGAGAAACCAACCAAGTGCTTTCTAGACTTGACCCGAAATTACTGCAAAGGTCAATTTGGCATTGGGTGCTACAgtgcattttctcttttcctccaggCGGCAGAGACCGGACAAACAGGGCAATAGTTGAGATCTACGGAGACCACCAAGGCTGGAGATCAGCTGTTACAAGCCAGGAGCTCCTTCAGATGCTGCTGTACTTCCACTCCATCACCAGGTAAGGTGTAAAAGTTACACTACATTTATAGACCAGGTGGAAGGTACTCTTGGTGTGTCTGTGGTCTTGTCTGTTTTGATATAGTGACTGATTTGTACTTATTTAACTTTTAATCGCTGTGTGTAGGAGAGAAATCAGAGAAGCTGGGATGACACTCATTTTTGATGCAAGGAAGATGAATCCTCAACCACAGCTTTACAAGGCCTTGATGACACTTCAGGTaacaagcacacagacagatgaactACAGATGATAAACACAGATATCAGCTGTACGGGAAGACTTGGCCACTTatttgtaaacaaacacatgatccatccatccatccatcatatATAATGCATATCCATCAGGGTCACAGCGGGCAGAcgatcccagctgacattgagcAAGGGCGAGTTACACCCTGGAGagatcagtccatcacagggcacacacattcagtgtaTTACATTCTGTCAAACTAGAAAAAAATTTTGTGCAGCTTGGACTTTGTATCCcaatttatttgtcattatgAATAAGAGGCTGTAAtacaaaattaaactttattcTGGTTAAATTAGATTTACTGTTGCAGGAACAAAATCCCCATGCAGTGAGGTGTTTGGTGCTGCTGGTGGACAAAGACAGCAGCCACAAGCCCGAGAGATGTCCAGGTGTCCAAGTAAGCATTTTTCCATCTTTACTTTATTCTAAGTAGCTGATTATGGAGAAAGACAGTTCATAAACTATCTGAATCACTCTGAATGACCTCCATTGAATATACTTTCCTCAAATAGTGTTTCTGGTCATGCTGTGAGGCTTTAGGGATGGAAATGCACACTAACATATCTTGATAACATACACTACTGATATCTATGACAGTTTATAGACATCTATGATGACATCTATAATGCTGATGATGTTGTGGAGAAAATGACATGACAAACATTGGCTCAATTTCCATGACATTTTGCCTCAAACGAGCAGCAGGCCACAGTGATCGAGACACTGGTGTCAGTAAATTGCCCAGTCAAcctgtttcttcatttcataCTGAGAACCTGCTGACATacttctgacatttttttaCCTCGAGCAGACAGATGTGGCCACGTCGATGAAAGCCTTGCTGAAGTTGGTGGAGGGAAGTCAGCTGAGCCCCCGGCTGGACGGGACTCACAATCACTGCGACTGGATGGAGCTGCACCAGGTGAGAGAGACATCTTCTTACATTACCTGTCTCCTCTTCTCCCAGTactctcaatttatttttactgcataTTTCATCTTCTAGAAACTATTCCCATTTGTATGTGATCTTCATGAAGCATCCAGCCTGCTGCTTAGAGCCATCAGTAGGTTAGAGGAGCCACAGAGGACTGACGCTGTACAGGTAACTTAACAGTACCTGCTTTTCTGAAATCTTTGCTATTTGGGTCTAAGAAGTTGAGTTTTAACCATGAAATATCTAACTCTGTCTTCAATCAGAATAAGGTACGGAGACATAATCATTTCTGTGGTTAGTAAAATATTGAAAGCACATAAAGACGTTTTCTAGATGTTTGAAATATAGCACCACTGCTGTTAGTTTAGTGTCTTTTTTATCCCACAGACTGTGCAGCAATGCATGATGGACCAGAGGACTCTGATGAGGGATGTACTGGAGGACAGCAAGTTGGTCAGTCTGCAGAGGGGGGGTGGGGCTCTCCTGGCCCGGTTGAGGAAGGAGAGTGACCTCAAATACCCCCATTGTGAAGACTTCAGGTAAGCACTGCCCTTTCTATGTTTACATGTGTAGAAAAACCCGGATTTGTCCTACAAACGGATTGAAATCATCTGTTCACATGGCCTGCTGTGATTCAGTCGTTGTTCGGCTGTTAAATCAGATCCTAACAAAGTTGTCTGCTAATCCtcaagaaatgtattttatgaaaTTTTACCAGGACAGTGACTCTAAGACTGTGCTCTAATTTTCAAGAGAGATCTAAGTATATAGAAGCATTTGTAGTGAAATACATTAGACCCAAAACATAGCAAAACACCGGACACTGAggtgtaaaagtaaaattataaTCAATATTATAGTAATTAATAGGGCAACATTTACAATCTTTCAGGAATAGCTTTCTCTTTAccatcagtgtttcattttatcacACCCATATTTATTGAAGGCTGTGATTTGTCTGGTACCTATATGCAGTGATGCAGTAGACTCGGTGACCAGCCTGTACAACCACGTGGAGGAGCAGGCTCATTTCCTCGTGCAGAGGTCCAACCTGTCGCTGGAACACCTGAACTACCTGCTGCAActcagagagatggagggacaCTTAACTCAGGTACAAGGCTTTAACTGACCATCAAATGTGACTCCAGATTAGGCTTCAACATTAGAGGTATTGATCTATGAAAACCCACAAAAGCAGTTCACCAAATGTGGATATGATGAGGACTAAAAGTTCAGGAATTAGCCACTGTCATTTGAGATGATCTCATAGTATGCACATGCTCAGTAACATCCTCCCGCTCTGCAGATGCAGCAGTGGCTTAATATAGAAGGAGAGCGCCACCTGCTGGAGGCTGAGTCAGTGGAGCACTCTGGAGACAAATTGGAGCAGATCCTCAACAGCTTCACGGCTTTCCTTCTTGAAGCCAGTGTGAGTTTGGTTGCGTCTGCTATTCTGTCTCTATTCACATTATTAGAATTTCCCTAACTGAGTCTCTGTCGTCTTATAACTAAGGACCGAAAGCACCATGCCATTTCGCTAGTGTCGGAGGCAGAGCGGCTCTGGCAGAGCGGGCTCACCTacccagagacagagacattcaGGACTTTTGTCCTCACCTTCAAGTCTGGCCTGGAAGACTTCCTGTGCAGGGTAGAGGACTGCGGCAGAGAGCTGCAGATCATGGTCAACATATGTGATTTTTGTGAGCAGGTTTGTATGAGATCAGTGTTCAATGGCCAAGCAAATGAGACtttgagaagaaaaaccaaaaaaacagcCACTTGTTGATAGCTCTCTCAAgtgttgtgtttaattttttgtgCTATTAATTTTCCAGATTAACGCAAAGTGCAGTTATGCAGCTACAGTACATAGTTATATATATCACCTtatgtttttcactttcactaaACAAGTACACTCTTAGATACTTCAATAAAAGTTATGTAACAGTTTCTGCAGTAGTAAGAATTGTACAGATCAGCATTTATTATCTTGAACTTcacaagacaaataaaaatggcatCACATCACTAGCATTAATGGAGTCCCGTATTCCTGAGCTGATAATTCGCAGTCTTTTCGGTGCCTGCAGTATATGACAGTACTGTCTCTGTTTCCCAAGTTACAGTTTTTGCGTTTTAAAATTCAACTTCTTTCGTCACTAGGCTGTTGCTCTGGCAAGTGAATGCATTGATTACTTGGAGCAGAGTCAATTAAACATTCAGCAAgtacaacagcaacagcaaaaccaAGACCCCGGACCGAGCGCCGCCTCCCTCTACCTGTCTGAAATAGCACACAGCTCCAGCCCAACCAGCACCAGTAGTGACACTGCCATCCTCCAGACTTTCAAAGACAGGTTCCTCCAGTTTAACGCAGAGAAATTCCAGGAGGTGAAGGTCCAGGCCAGTGATCTGCGTGGCTCCAGGGGCATGCGAGTCTGGAACGTAGCCTGGCTGAAATGTCAGGAGgccagacagcagcttcaggagAGGATGCGGGATGAAGATGTAGTTCACCACCAAAAAGCAGACTCAGGCAGCAGCCGTGAGTGTCATTATGTGGATGTGGTGAGCACTAATATTCAAGCAGCAGCACCAGGTAGCCAGAGCCTGGTGGTACAATCGACCCCGGGGCCTCGGCATCCACAGTGGAGGGATATCATGTCAGGAGCAGTGGATTTAGAGAAGAGGAGGCCGATTCTGGGGAACACCACGACTTCCTCAACAAATATAGCATGTTGTAACATCAAAGCTGAGGATCACAGTGATGCTGGAAAAAGCCAGGAGTCAAAGGTCACTTCACAGTCTCCTCACAGGTATCATTTCCTTGTTTGATCTACCCATACCACAtgttttaaagacatttttttttttaacttgcacAATATAGAGACTGTTCCCAGCCACAGAAATCATCACATTgtataagaaataaaaaaacaaaagcaactatATAAAAACTTTGgctaaactaaataaaatataccCATACAGTGTAATtcctaaaaataatttataagCCTGGAAAACCATGTTATTCCAGGCTGCCTTACAGTATCGCTACAGTATTATATCAACTCATTCCAGTGAAACATTGCATTTAAGCACAATCTGCTGGAAATGTTGAATACCTTGTAGCTTAATTTACGCCTTTGGCATCTAACTTTGGGATCTCTATCGGAGCTGTCAGCGCTTGTTATAAAGTATGATAAGCGATCCTGTGAGGTTGAGAAGAAAGTCTTGATATCCTTGCCTTGCTACCACAGCACTGCTTGACccagtttgtcattttcttaTAGATCAGcaaagagaacagaaagaggGGCACAGAGGAGACAGGCGAGCAGATCGAGGAGCGAGcgagatgctgctgctctgtctcagtCCCACACCATTGGCTGCCAGTGGTTTCCATGGGGACGTGGTCTCAGGACCAGGTCTGTGAGCCAAGACTCGTGCGCCACAGGAGCAGCGATGGCAGGACCATCCACTCCTCCAGAGCAGCGGGTTCGATCCCCGTCGTCCTGCTCCCACCACGGTCAACCCTCTTGTCGAATTCTGAAGGAGGCGCAGAAGTTCCAGATCTCCCGCCACAGTAGCTTCTGCTCAGAGGACTCGTGTACAAGCGACCAATGTGCTGCAGGGGGTCATGGGAATTTATGCTGCAAACACTGCAGCCTTCCCGTTGGGAAATATGAGGGGGCGTTTGGTCCTGCAAATCCGCAGGAGAGTGGCAATAATGCCCTGTAAGTTTATCGCAGTAGGCCTTGAGGAAATGGAATAACTTTACTCATAAACAAAATCATTAATGCATTTTAAGACATTTGCTTTTTAAGTAAATTTTCTGTGATAAGTCAATGAAACCTTTAATTTTACTAATCCTTTTTTGTGGAGTCTTGTGAGTCTTAAATAGATTTCATGCCCTCTTTTCTGCCTCTAAGCTGACAATGAAGTGCTACAGGTATTGTTTCTTCAGACTTTCTTTGCTTCTCTTCTTTTAACTTGGCAACATGGATGGATTACAGACCCTCAGCTGGAAGCAAACACTAACAATGAGATCCATAACATTGGAAAGTCAACAGGTTCAgtcaaaagtgaaaatgtattaatccaaatttttccttttgtctatTCATAAAGTCACCTATTTGGAATCCACACTTTGTGAGCAGGGGAGCTACAACTTACTCAGATATTACCATTTTATGTTTCTGCTTAGGGGCCTTGTCTCCTGATCCATCCATGCTTGGCATATTGTTTTCTATTGCAGTGCATACAGAGAGTAGAAATGACAGCAACTGAGTGTGTTATGtgataaatgtaaaagaaaaatgttgactAACTCATAACTTAGTAACTACAGGGCTGGAGAACACTGAGAAAACACAATCGCCAAATTAATTCTACAATATCTTTTCATCACCAGCATGTTTCAAAAGTTAGTTTGTGCAGATCTGACTGATCAATAATTAATGAAAGTATGTAGAATGTTaattaaaactgaactgaactgtgaaAGACAAAACGAAAAAACAGCACTAGTCTACTGAGACCAGCTGAGACCAGCAAAACATTGATTGAATAACCTCCTGTTATTATCTGGACTCAACTCATTGAGTAAAAATACCCATCATCAGGTACTCTGAAGTTGCTTAGTTCCAAATTCTACCTTCGTGTAGTTGAATGTACTTCAATGTTGAGTTTGTATGTTGTGTCCTTGTCACATCAGGAGGCTGCAGTGTGTCCTGGAGGAGCTGGTTTTCACAGAGAAGGAGTACGTCCGCTCACTAGGCTACATCCTGACCCACTACCTCCCCCTCCTGGACAGACCAGACACCCCCCCGCACCTGAGGGGAAAGCGAGGAGTGGTCTTCGGGAATCTTGAGAAGCTTTATGATTTCCACAGTCATTACTTCCTGCCTGAGCTGGAGGCCTGCCAGAGGGAGCCTGCCATGGTGGCCCGTTGCTTCCTCAGACATGTGAGTGACAGCAAGTGCACAACTATGATCATAattatttacctttttgttcaaacttttctctttagcatcaaataaaaaaaaaaaataatttgtttatttatgaagttatatttattgtttggttttaccagatttatttatttttactgtataGTAAATTGCTATGAAAATACATATGCagttcatttcatcatcataaaGGTCGATTATATCCATCTGTTTTATTGCATATAAAAGTGTCTAAGTGCTTGAAAGTGGTATCATCAATAAATGAATGTCTAATATGGTTTGACCTTATTTTTCCCCACAGAGTGAGAGTTTTGGTCTGTATGCTCTGTACAGTAAGAACAAACCTCAGTCAGACACTCTTATCCTGCACCGTCGCCATGACATCTTCAAGGTAGCTGCAGTTTTCCATCTGTAAATATTGagcagatatttttttttccagcatacAAGCTCCATTTTCCTgtaaattttcatttgaaatctgtcttaaaattaaattaacactCAGAGAAGCTCACAACGCAACAAAAACTTAACCATCTGATCTGTGAATATTTATGTTATTCATGAAAGAGAATcgattcatgttttgttttgtttagttttttttttttttttttttttttttttttttttttttgcctcagtcTATTATAATTTATTAGATCAGTTGGACCTCAGTTTCTTGAGTTCAATAGatttaaagtaatatttttttttccacacagtgTGACAACTTCACTTTTATTAACTTTTGTAGCTGTACAGTACCAGCACTACATTGAAGCTATAACATATGTACTGTTATCAAGTGGAAAACCTGGACAGTAATCTTGTACACTTTCTAGTTAGTCAGCAGTGAATGTGAGCCTTTATATTAAATCACTGATGTTATATGTGTAACATAATATTTTTGGCTCCTTTAAAAATGGCAAATTCTAGAATTGAATAAAAGTCTCTTTAAGTTTGAAGTTTTATGCTGACAGTTTGcaatgattttcatttcctccctttCAATCCGCAGGAATTAGTTTCATGGAGTCATGTTATGTTCGGTACATTTTCAGCTCTAACTGCTGCAGTTGTTGTAAAATCCATTACAACTGGAACATTAGTGCTTTATTttgcagaaaaagcagcaggagtTGGGCGACATGATGGACCTTTCATCCTACCTGCTGAGGCCCATCCAGAGGATCAGCAAGTACAGCCTCCTGTTGCAGGACATGTTGAGTCTGGCCGGCTCATACAGACCAAAAGGCCAGATCCAGGACACACctggaggtggtgtgtgtgtcccGGGTGTGCATGTGCCTGATCTTTCAAGCTGTGAAAGAGGACGAGAGATAGCTGAgatcagagctgctgcagacctGGTCCAGTTTCAAATGCGCCACGGCAATGATTTGCTCACCATGGATGCCATCCAGGACTGTGATGTAAGATCTTAAAATGGTGGATCGGTCGTACTTCAAACTCTGCAGTTAAATTAAGTTAACAGTCCTGTACTCTCTTCTCTGTTGTACTTTATCCCATTCTACCAGGTGAATTTGAAAGAGCAGGGCCAGCTGATTCGCCAGGACGAGTTCATAGTTTtctttagaaagaaaaaatgtgttcGCCGCGTcttcctctttgaagatctaATCCTGTTCAGCAAGACCAAGCGAACCGATGTTGGCAATGATTTTTATGTCTATAAGCAGTCATTCAAGGTCAGCACACAAGTGTGGAAGCCTCATAACACAAGCTTGTCTTTTTATTGCCGTCATATACAGCGTATTTTTCTTTACCAACCTTTTCTAGTTGTGTTATTCAGTGAAGCCCACCTAACATGATATTAGTTTCATTTCTGTGTCCCTCGCTGTGTGTTCTCTTCCAGACGAGTGACATCGGGATGACCCATAACTCTAGTATGAGTGGCCTCTGCTTTGAGATCTGGTTCCGCAGGAGGAAGAGTGAAGACACCTACACCCTGAAGGCATCCAGCATGGAAGTGAAGAAATCCTGGACCACCGATCTGGAAAAGATCTTGTGGGATCAGGCTACACACAGTAGAggttgtaagaaaaaaaaaaaaaaaacaccaccacattTTTACATCATTGCTAACCAAGAGTGTAGTTTGGAAAATGCTTTAAAGGtctggaaaacattttctaaataaactTTATGTTCCAGAGCTATGCATGCAGGAGAGGGTGTTCATGGGAATGGGCTACAAACCGTACATGGACATCCAACCCAGTGATGCTGCAATTTGTGACCGAGCCGTGAGCTGTGCTCTGCCTGGGAGAAGTGAGGAGCAGCACactcaacattttccacttCAAATCAAGTTCAGCTAAGTTCTGCCAcattggtccagactgaaatgtcCCCTCAGGAGGAATTGTAGCAGCCTTGGTGGTCCTCTTAATTTTCATCTTTCACCATCATCAGGTCAATGTTGAATTTGGTCACATACTATGCCAAAGTAACTGTGCAATTACTTAAATTTGCATCAGCCCCAGCTGTATTTTCAGTTTGGTGATTATTAGAAACTTTTAGTGTGCTAATACATCAAACTAAAAGGAAATAATGTAAACATAATTTACATTGCTCCTCCTAACCATTAGTGTGTGAATATTGTAGCTGTGAATATTGTAGCTGTGAGCATGCTAGCGTAAGAGATCTTATAGCCTTACAGAGATTATATTTTCACTATATCTTATTTTCAGTAACAGTTACTGGTTTGGAgggtgaaaactgaaaactgagtAAGAGCTTTTAGGTGTTTTTTGCGATTTTACATCTTAAAATTTTTTGGTAGCCAAATCGAAACTAATTTACCTAATTTGCTTTTCCTATCTAAACCAAATTTAACAAAACTTGAAATGTTtgagaaataaaatttttgcTTGAGTTCTCATTATTGACCCATGCATCATTTTCTTCTTGATGACATCTATCCATGTCTGTCGTCAGTCCCTGTGGCGTGTTGTTCACACAGGAGCGTAGATTATACCCGGCCACATTCGATTGGCTCGGGGAGCACGGCTTCCACCACCCTCAGCcaatcatcttcctcctctggccGGGGCTCACTGCCTCCTGCCGGTTATCCTGGGAACCATTCGCAGGGAGCGGAGACCGGTCCGGCCGCCTGCTCCTTCAATGAAGCTGTGACAGACAATGAACTCAACAATCATCGTCTTCATCGTAACTGTGAACAGTGGAAAGCACATCATCCTCTGAGTGAGTTTATGTCAAggcttgtttttgttattgtcatttagacacaaaataaaaacctgaattCTGTAGGAAAATTCTGATCAAATCCAATCAACAACTTTAATCAGTAGGATGAAAGATACTTTTGTGAGGACTTTTCCAGTTATTGTAGATTTGACGaatctgaggtttttttttggtttttgcgTAAAATAACAGTGCGGCATGCAGCAATTCACACATCTTTACTAACGTGCACTGCTAATGTTTTTTCCTCAATGAATTattcattggattttttttttctctgtgttaaAGTAACACATGAAATCATCTCTCACTGTCTCCTAAAATGTTTGATCTGCTCCTCTTTTAGCGGACAGCACTGAATCATCTGGGGAAGGCATCAACTTCTTCAGTGGCTCAGAGTGCAGCTGCTTGTCGGCCATAGGTGGAGAGGTAGTGGACAGCTCCTCCTCATTGATATCCCACAGCTCAAAGCCTCGCTCACCACTGAATCAGACACCCAGCCAGAGGAGAAGCAGCTCGCCAGCCACTATCAAAAGGAAGCCACGTGCTGCCAGCAGACCGCCACATTTGGCTCATGCTCAGGTACAGATTTAGCCTACTTGTTGTATGTATATAGTGTAAGGTCATTGCTTTAAATACATGTTGCTCCTCTAATGATCAGTGGTACaggttgaaaaaaatattttgtgtgtcagtgagtaaATCCAAGTATGAATTAGAAATTCTGTtcctgaaaaactttttttttccaaatggcAAACAAATGACATGTTTCACAGAATAATATTTCAATGGGATGAGTGTCGTTAAAAATAtaattggtttgttttcagagtgATGACATTATAAACGCTAAATCAACAGAAATTTAACCCAGGATTTCCTGCAGAGGGTAAGCATGCAATGTTCGACAAATAAACGAAACAGATTTTCGTCTTCTTTATTTTGGGATTTTACGGGTCATTGAATAatttgtgcttcaaatattgTTGCAGATTATTTTTCAACAGAACAGTTTGGTCCTGTCGGAGGTCTCCTGGTCGACCTTCAGCCAGACGTTAATCGGCACGACAACAATAATGAGGCTTGATGCTTTGTCTGGTCACATTGCCTGCTTTGTGTGTCACTGCAAGACAACTATGCAACGGCATGCAATAACAACTTTCAATAAGAACTGTAACATGTAACTCTCTTTCCCTAGCAGAGCcagatttttttatctttattggCAAGTTAAATATGTGAACTGTTATTTTACTGGCTTCTGTGTCTGGTTGTCTTAATGTGCATCTGTGAAGAAGATAAGATGTCATATTTATAGCTGCTGTTAAAATCAATAGTTATGTGAAACAGTGATACAAAACAAGCATCTGTGCTTCAGAGTGGACCCCACATGTGAAACATTGCGAGTCTGAAGACAGACAAACTGAAGTaaagtctttctttttgtgctcTGTTTAATTTGACAGCAGAGAAAGCCTTCATTTAGAAGGAACTGTTTCTTTATTCCCTTTTGAGAGATGGACCACATTGTTTTGGTTACAAAAGGAAACTTAATGGTGGCCAAATTCCTGGATAGATCTCCTGGCCGTGAGCTCAGGATAGACTGAAGAGCCACAGTTAAGTGAATGACTATAAATGGAGAAATGTGTGGATAGGGGGAGATATGGAAGGGTGTAAACTCTTCGATGGTGTAGTGAACAATATAGGGCAATAATTAACAATAATGAATACATAGATATTTATACCTTTGGCCTGTTGTTAACTACTGCTGTCTCCTTGAtcaggttttgggtttttttttttgccatttttgatTGTTATTCTTGGAGTCGGAGACCACTTGCTGA encodes:
- the LOC115046732 gene encoding uncharacterized protein LOC115046732 isoform X1, whose protein sequence is MNLDSLEASIQNLLSVLYPPFEATAPILLSQLFQVIDSRYKGDALRCLLDFLVPAKHILDTVQQAACAQYSDLLFLCEGWPLCLHDQVVIHLAPIKPLLLQPGDFYLQVEPFCDQSARIVVCSLLEEEGLRLEVVEETPIPETSYPCIFSCEWLKEINRGRHGTPLSYYLLATEQGVVRLPWERVAVPDFVGVPECGGSSMASVPPSYPLSSSPLPPPPPLPQSSETSSSFRPSPQPPTKETQCNVTTENSVFTPSSHPPAFSVETRICPVKHGIAVSLCLVDTTAASSSRLDRVKDSETELKSIGWVSTNTWDSRITGADLDTATRTTATSSKGSPISTKTCIDANKILILSENKGQDKHKVTSLQDTSRGGSATQAAAEGDYIDILQATMLFGNAKSVTEEQHKLEVERQPQAQMQQYPQRQTQMQPQAQRDSYRQAQRQANTQAPPQGQSQAHMQLTTKPQTHSPPRSEAIVPLTTNISTAGPQPAHRHSQSHQTDPDSLEASQCVRTVRFSEKPCTPCMTRRQGGKVSMDQEMRCRHRDSYQAAIQNPVAFGREKERGNMLAVLVEDGDFSELNDGQRPPGTDRDPWCDPGIANMSPLSGSGSICVESGEKNSVPYWNWRDSNTEQASEKIAVPFRESGDQHCAKPYGNLHSVNVKNPAVGMRINTNKDLSSSNHPKQSDVMSAKHSGLPFSLSEISGMSMTLKPHESLQNRTKEISPNLSKSLPQSIRESTSDGRCSSLSTAVVGTSEKCEVIIVEGQNIRRRENTDSSSSADLPQLRVVKCKNSTAFGLVSPKVSRWKFAVPKMFQFSSDGAQQGSKSVTCRNDYQTAKQSHADPPTAADSKKISQPVSARPRPDHLPLGSPDPSAHPLYLGVASLTGGRDRTNRAIVEIYGDHQGWRSAVTSQELLQMLLYFHSITRREIREAGMTLIFDARKMNPQPQLYKALMTLQEQNPHAVRCLVLLVDKDSSHKPERCPGVQTDVATSMKALLKLVEGSQLSPRLDGTHNHCDWMELHQKLFPFVCDLHEASSLLLRAISRLEEPQRTDAVQTVQQCMMDQRTLMRDVLEDSKLVSLQRGGGALLARLRKESDLKYPHCEDFSDAVDSVTSLYNHVEEQAHFLVQRSNLSLEHLNYLLQLREMEGHLTQMQQWLNIEGERHLLEAESVEHSGDKLEQILNSFTAFLLEASDRKHHAISLVSEAERLWQSGLTYPETETFRTFVLTFKSGLEDFLCRVEDCGRELQIMVNICDFCEQAVALASECIDYLEQSQLNIQQVQQQQQNQDPGPSAASLYLSEIAHSSSPTSTSSDTAILQTFKDRFLQFNAEKFQEVKVQASDLRGSRGMRVWNVAWLKCQEARQQLQERMRDEDVVHHQKADSGSSRECHYVDVVSTNIQAAAPGSQSLVVQSTPGPRHPQWRDIMSGAVDLEKRRPILGNTTTSSTNIACCNIKAEDHSDAGKSQESKVTSQSPHRSAKRTERGAQRRQASRSRSERDAAALSQSHTIGCQWFPWGRGLRTRSVSQDSCATGAAMAGPSTPPEQRVRSPSSCSHHGQPSCRILKEAQKFQISRHSSFCSEDSCTSDQCAAGGHGNLCCKHCSLPVGKYEGAFGPANPQESGNNALRLQCVLEELVFTEKEYVRSLGYILTHYLPLLDRPDTPPHLRGKRGVVFGNLEKLYDFHSHYFLPELEACQREPAMVARCFLRHSESFGLYALYSKNKPQSDTLILHRRHDIFKCFILQKKQQELGDMMDLSSYLLRPIQRISKYSLLLQDMLSLAGSYRPKGQIQDTPGGGVCVPGVHVPDLSSCERGREIAEIRAAADLVQFQMRHGNDLLTMDAIQDCDVNLKEQGQLIRQDEFIVFFRKKKCVRRVFLFEDLILFSKTKRTDVGNDFYVYKQSFKTSDIGMTHNSSMSGLCFEIWFRRRKSEDTYTLKASSMEVKKSWTTDLEKILWDQATHSRELCMQERVFMGMGYKPYMDIQPSDAAICDRAVSCALPGRIPVACCSHRSVDYTRPHSIGSGSTASTTLSQSSSSSGRGSLPPAGYPGNHSQGAETGPAACSFNEAVTDNELNNHRLHRNCEQWKAHHPLTDSTESSGEGINFFSGSECSCLSAIGGEVVDSSSSLISHSSKPRSPLNQTPSQRRSSSPATIKRKPRAASRPPHLAHAQSDDIINAKSTEI